From Canis lupus familiaris isolate Mischka breed German Shepherd chromosome 16, alternate assembly UU_Cfam_GSD_1.0, whole genome shotgun sequence:
CCCAGAGCCAGTCCTCCCCAGGGCCCTCGCTCCATCCCTGCCCCTGGTGGCGCTGACGAGCGTCGCCAAGCCCAGAGCTGAGATGTGGCCGGTGCCCCTCCCACCGGGCACCTGTGCCAAGGAGCCCCGTGTGTCCACAGGCGAGCACCCCCTGTCCTTCGCCGCCTGCGTGGGCAGTGAGGAGATCGTGAGGCTGCTCATCGAGCACGGAGCTGACATCCGGGCCCAGGACTCCCTGGGTGAGAGCCGGGCTGCGGGGGAGCCGGGGTGCCGGGGCCCGGGGTGCGGCGGCCGTGTGACCCCGCGTCCTCCCCCAGGAAACACCGTGCTGCACATCCTCATCCTCCAGCCCAACAAGACCTTCGCCTGCCAGATGTACAACCTGCTGCTGTCCTATGATGGGCGCAGGGACCACCTGCAGTCCCTGGACCTCGTGCCCAACCACCAGGGCCTCACCCCCTTCAAGCTGGCCGGCGTGGAGGGCAACACCGTGGTGAGGGACACTCGGCGGGCCCGGGGGTCCTGCTTCTCTCCGGCTCCCCCGAGGGCGCCCTGCGCAGCCTCAGCCTCAGGCATCCCTGCCCGGGAGGCTCTGAGAAGGTCCCCCCGGGGTGTCGGCTCTGGTCACCCAAGTtctggtccctctgcctgtccttgTCCTTGTCCTTGTCCTTCAGATCTTTGTAGGGTTGGTGGGGAAGACGGGTGAGCAGAGACAGGGGGGCTCGGGCGACGGAGGTGGGGCCCGGGTCGttggggccgggggtggggggcagcagccCTCCCAGCGGAGTGGCTCCCGCGGCCGCTCCTCACGCTGACCCCGGGCTCGCACCGTGTCCCCTCAGATGTTCCAGCACCTGATGCAGAAGCGGAAGCACATCCAGTGGACGTACGGGCCGCTGACCTCCACTCTCTACGACCTCACGGAGATCGACTCCTCGGGGGACGAGCAGTCTCTGCTGGAACTGATCGTCACCACCAAGAAGCGGGAGGTAGGGGCGGTCCCGTCAGAAAGCGGCCTGGGAGGGCGGGCCGGTCCGAGCCGGAATCGCGTTCCTTCCTGCCACAGGCTCGCCAGATCCTGGACCAGACCCCAGTGAAAGAGCTGGTGAGCCTCAAGTGGAAGAGATACGGGCGGCCGTACTTCTGCGTGCTGGGGGCCCTGTACCTGCTGTACATCATCTGCTTCACCATGTGCTGCGTCTACCGCCCCCTCAAGCCCAGGACCAACAACCACACTGGTCCCCGGGACAACACCCTCCTACAGCAGAAGCTCCTCCAGGTGAAGCCCGAGGAGCAGCAGAGCTTCGGGGCCGGGCTCGGCTCCCTGCCCTTCCACAGGCCCGCACCGTGGCCCTGTTCTACGGCCCGTGTTTCTCCCCTCACCCAGCTCCCGAATACCCAGGCACGAACCCAACAAACAGTCACACGGAAACACGCGTGGGCTCCAAGAGCAGAGCCTGGGCTGGCCAGACCTAACACAGATGCCCTATGCACCTATGCACGGGACGCTGACTGGTGCCCACGGAGGCCTGCCGCCTCTGACCATGTTTCCCCCTCAGGAGGCCTATGTGACCCCCGAGGATGACATTCGCCTGGTGGGGGAGCTGGTGACCGTCATTGGAGCTGTGATCATTCTGCTTGCAGAGGTGAGAGGGGGGCAGGGTCGGGACGAGGCTGCCTGCCCCAGGGATCCAGCCAGAGCCCCAGGCTACAAGTGCCTTTGTGTCTTCCTGGCCTGCGCCCAGATTCCAGACATCTTCAGGGTGGGGGTCACTCGCTTCTTCGGACAGACCATCCTCGGGGGGCCATTTCACGTCCTCATGTGAGTCTCCTTTCTCTCCCCGCCAATCCTTTCCCTCAACTCCCTGGATTCCTGACCCCTGGACAATCCCTGGAGAAAACTAACTCAAGGTCCTTCTCCAGCGGCGTGTGTGGCGGCGTGTGTGGCCGCGTGTACTGAACGTGCGAAGGCCAAATCTGAGTGTGTGGGTGTTGCATCCCCCAGTCACTCCTGCTCTTGCGTGCCCAGGATAATCCCCGTCTCCTCTCACATCCCcgtctgctccccacccccagcatcacCTACGCCTGCATGGTGCTGGTGACCATGGTAATGCGGCTCACGAACACCAATGGGGAGGTGGTGCCCATGTCCTTCGCCCTGGTGTTGGGCTGGTGCAATGTCATGTACTTCGCCCGAGGATTCCAGATGTTGGGCCCTTTCACCATCATGATCCAGAAGGTCTGTGCCTCCCCCCCAAGCTTTCTAGAGCAAGGTGCTAGAGCAGGGGCTGCTGCAGAcatttctgtaaagggccagatgaCAGATTCGCAGGCTTTGCAAGACCACATGTAGTCTCtactgcatatttttttttcctttcctcctccttcctttggtTTCCTCaagcctttaaaaatgtaaaagccactCTTAGTTCTGTAAGGGCTGTACTCGAACAGGCCAAGTAGACTCGGTGTGCACCATAGTTTCTAACCCCGGGAGGGAGGAGCTGCTGGACTTGACGGGGTTCGACGCAGGAGAGGCTGCAAGGGGCAGCCGCTCAGGGGACCCCTGAAGAagtattttccttccctcctccctttagATGATCTTTGGCGACCTGATGCGGTTCTGCTGGCTGATGGCGGTGGTCATCCTGGGCTTTGCCTCCGGTAAATCACgggtctgggatggggccctggCGGGGAGAGGTTGGAGGAGCCCGGGGAGTCCAGAATGGCTGTAGAGAAACCCGGGGGAAGGTGGGAGCGAGGGCCAAGACACAGGGCTGTAGGGTCTGAGGATGGAACGTCCCTCGCAGGTGAGACAAAACGGGGAGTGTTGTGGAGACGTGGCTCTGGGGATCGGGATAAGCCACACTGAAAATAAGGGAATATCAGAACCCAAAGTATGGAGCCACGGGGGGCGGGCCTGAATTGGGCAGCGAAGGGCTGGCCGTGGTCCAGCCACGTATATGGTTGCCATGGTAACTCTCCCCCCCTTGGGTGGAGCAGCCTTCTATATCATCTTCCAGACAGAGGACCCCGACGAGCTGGGCCACTTCTACGACTACCCCATGGCACTGTTCAGCACCTTCGAGCTGTTCCTCACCGTCATCGACGGGCCTGCCAACTACGACGTGGACCTGCCTTTCATGTACAGCATCACCTACGCTGCCTTCGCCATCATcgccaccctgctcatgctcaacCTCCTCATCGCCATGATGGGTGACACTCACTGGCGGGTGGCCCATGAGCGGGATGAGCTCTGGAGGGCCCAGGTGAGCCCCTGGCGGCTGGGTGGGTTCATGCCGGGTATTCCCTCCCAGCCAGGGACCCGGCTGAGCTCACACAGAAACAGGATATTTTGACCCGACATATGTTGACATGGTCACTGCACGGTACACCGGGTAACGCGGGGTGTACAGAAGCACGGGATTGGCAATCCAACGGAGCAGGACTTGAACGCCTGGAAAGAATTCCTCCcagttttctcaaaaatgaaaacctCAGGCTTTTCTAGGAGAGTCAACAAGAAAGCAACCGACAAGAAATAAAGCCAATGGTGGCTAAAAGTGCATTTAGTAAATTAGTCTGTAAAAAAACGTGACCCAGAAAAATCggacaggttaaaaaaaaaaatgctacaaaaacTTCCCAGAGTAGCAGCAGTCATCCTCAGTCAGATCGTCACGATGGAGACAGAAGGCCCTTCGATGAATCAAATCGTTTGaaaatatacttagaaaataatttctctcaacagaattaaaaatgaaaacccccCAAATTGAATGGCACTTAACTGTGCTATGTAGAAAACAGAGTTAAAAGGCCCTAAATTGGCTAAATGGGGTTTGCTcaggaaaatatgttttccatGCAAATGTATTGATATTAGATTTCTCAGTAGGATGTTAGCATTTATAAATGGCCTTTATGTCTGTAGGGTCAAAATATCCTGTGGCCCCGAGGATCCCTTTCTGTTTGCTTTgccctccttcctgtctccttgGAGCGAGGTCTCTCAAACTCCTGCAGGAACGGCGTGGATGTCAAGTCATGGAGCAAAGAATTGCAGGACTTGTGTCCCACTGACTGTCTCCCGCAGAAGAGGGTCAGCCAAGCGGACACCACCACCCTCGTGCTCGCTCAGGGTGTTGTTGGTCCCTTCTTGGAGACCCCGAGCCCCTGCGTTTCCGACCTATTGCTACGCtgtccttcctctgccctgcaccttctcctctccccatccTTCTCTCCATCTGCACCCGACCCCTGAGGCCCCTCCTGTCCCCACGCGCAGGTGGTGGCCACCACGGTGATGCTGGAACGGAAGTTGCCTCGCTGCCTGTGGCCTCGCTCGGGGATCTGCGGGCGCGAGTACGGGCTGGGGGACCGCTGGTTCCTGCGGTGAGTGACCTTGCGACCCCTCTGCTCAGACAGCCTCCAGTTGGGGGGGGACATGCCCAGTGACCTGTGTTGACCTGAAGTCCCCACACTGGATCCCCGCTGCTaagggagcccccccccccttgccaGGTGCTTGGGGCTGGAACCCGGCCCTTCCCTGTGGCCACACCAGCTAGCTGCACAGGAGCAACAACGCTAGTCCCAGTGGGAGGGGGTGCGCATAGGACAGAGGCAGGGTCCCCAGGACCAGCCTGTCCGCCCTCGGCTGCCTCTCATGTCCTCCTTCTGCACAGGGTGGAGGACAGACAGGATCTCAACCGGCAGCGCGCGCGGCGCTACGCACAGGCCTTCCACGGCCAGGGCGCCGACGACCTGGATAAAGCCTCAGAAAAAGGGCAGCTGGGCCACCCCTTGGGCCTCCACCTGGCCCTCCCGACCCCCTCGGTGTCCCGAAGTACCTCCCGCAGCAGCACCAACTGGGAGAGGCTCCGACAGGGCACCCTGCGTAGGGAAGTGCGGGGCCTGGCCAACAGGGCTCTGGAGGACTGCGAAGGCTGGGAGTACCAGATCTGAGCGCTCGCACTCCACTGGGCCATCGGGCCCCTGCAGCTGCTCTCGGCTCCCTGGGGCCATCGGGGTGCAGAACCGAGACACCCAGAGGTCCAATCTCCCTcccgggggtgggtgggaagcagAATGAACGCCCAGGCACGCCGGTGGCAATAACTGCCCCGGGATCCACTGCTGGGTTCCGCTGCTCCCCCAGCTCTGAGGCGATGGGAAACCATGGAGGGCGGTGGCCCTGGCCTCACCCCGAGCACGGGGGCCGGGGCCACCCAAGCACTCTGCACTGTCAGAGCAAAGCACTTTAAGGACAGGCTTGCCGTCTCTACCCCAGTGTTACGGTGGGAAGGGGAGAGCCCTTCCCAGGGTGCTCCAGACAGCTGGGAGGGAGGCTTGCGGACAGCACACGAGTGATGGGGGGCAGGTACcgctttgggggtggggtgaagcGGGTGGAGTCTTGCCACCTTCTACCTTCCAATAAAGTCACTCCCTGCTCTGCGCCCCGTGCATTCGGCTGGGTAGTGTCGCCTCTGGCAGTGGCCCCGCGCTCCTTCCGTGGCCTCCTTCCCAGCCCTTCCTTGCAGACTGAGGTCTCACTACACCTCCGATTTGCAaagtttcttctttccctttaatgCGGGGGAGGGCGGAGGAGGGCGGAGGACTAGGGAGTGAAGCGTCCAGAGGGTTGGGTGTTGTGTGGCAGGTGTGCCTCTCTCGCTGAGGCCAAGACAGAGATGGTCTCTGGCGTTCCAGGTGTCGCTCCTGGACCCGAGTGCCAGGGCGGGGACAAAGGCCTCCTCAGCTCACAGCCGCCCGCCCAGGCCTCAGACCTCCACCGAGCCCAGCTCCCTCAAGTGCTGCCGCAGGAGCTGGACATTGTGCAACAGCTTCTTCTGGTGGCCAGCCAACGTGATGCCCAGGGCGGGCAGGTCTCTGGTGGGGAAGGAGTGGGTCAGGTCTGGGCCAGCTCCTCTGAGATCCCAGGTGGGACCCCTTAGCCTAGGGCCCAGAGggacccccaccccggccctcccTGCTTACTCCGAGCTGAGCTGAGCCACATCACTGAAGGTACAGAGACCAAACTTGGAGAAGTTGTCTTGGTAGCACTCTAGTCCGATAGCCAAAAGCCAGGCCTGGGGTGAGTCCAGAGAAGGAAAGTCCAGGGCCACAGGGTTCAGGAGGGCCTGGGAAGGTctaagtgggggaagggggggtgtCAAAATCTCCCCTTCATCTTAGCCCCCTCTCCTCAGTTCGCTTTCCGGTTTGCATCTACCCTCCCTGGTTGTCCCGGGCTCCAGCCCCAATCTCCAGACCTGTCCCCAGGGCCCCCGTCAGCCTGCAGAGTGTCTGGCTTTCGGATCATCTTGTCAAATGCCGCCACCAGCTGGTCAAAATGAGGCCTCTGGGTACGGTCCTTCTGCCAAGTGTCTAGCATGAGCAGATGTAGTCCAGGAGGACagcctggaggtgggggaagcCGGAACTCCTGCTCTATTGCATTTAGCACCTGGGGGTTAGTAGAAGAACATGGTGATGGGAAGAGATTGGTGGCGGAAAGGAGCGTTCCGTTAGGTCAGTGGGTGGGCTGGGATTGGGTGGAGCATGCGGTTGGAGTGGGGGGAAGGAAGCCAGGGAATTTAGAATCTGAGCGGATTAGAGAACTAAACTAAGAAGCTGAGCACGGACGAGCCTGTGAGGCTGGTGGgttggaggatggggtggggagccAGCAATGTCTGCGTCAAGAGCTCACCTCCTGGTCACTCATGTCCCAGTAGGGCCGCTCTCCGTAACTCATCACTTCCCACATCACTATCCCAAAGCTCCAGACGTCGCTGGAAGTCGTATGTTTTCCGTGTGCAATGACCTCTGGGGCCGCCCAGCGAAGCATACAACCTGGGCCCTGGGCGGGGGGGAGGGTGAGAAGCAACGATAGCAATCACTGCGGCCGCGGTCACACGTGTCGAGCCGGGATGTCTGCCCAGGGTGCCCTCCTGGATGGCGCACAGGCGGGTTCCACTCCGACAGATGCCATGACACGCCAGCGGCGGTGGGCACCCCGGCCCCAGCTCCGCCTCCAGCGCCCTCTGCAAAAGCCTGAGCCTGCGGGGCTGTGCTCTCACCTGAGGACTGCGGCCGAGACGGGCCACTTTGCACACCAGGTGGCTGTTCACCAGCACGCTGTGGGCAGAGAGCGCGCGGTGCACGAAGGCGAAGCTGGACAGGTACTGCATGGCCGCGGCCACTCCCCGCTGCA
This genomic window contains:
- the TRPV6 gene encoding transient receptor potential cation channel subfamily V member 6 isoform X5, with translation MRTALHIAIVNQNVNLVRALLARGASVSARATGTAFRRSPRNLIYFGEHPLSFAACVGSEEIVRLLIEHGADIRAQDSLGNTVLHILILQPNKTFACQMYNLLLSYDGRRDHLQSLDLVPNHQGLTPFKLAGVEGNTVMFQHLMQKRKHIQWTYGPLTSTLYDLTEIDSSGDEQSLLELIVTTKKREARQILDQTPVKELVSLKWKRYGRPYFCVLGALYLLYIICFTMCCVYRPLKPRTNNHTGPRDNTLLQQKLLQEAYVTPEDDIRLVGELVTVIGAVIILLAEIPDIFRVGVTRFFGQTILGGPFHVLIITYACMVLVTMVMRLTNTNGEVVPMSFALVLGWCNVMYFARGFQMLGPFTIMIQKMIFGDLMRFCWLMAVVILGFASAFYIIFQTEDPDELGHFYDYPMALFSTFELFLTVIDGPANYDVDLPFMYSITYAAFAIIATLLMLNLLIAMMGDTHWRVAHERDELWRAQVVATTVMLERKLPRCLWPRSGICGREYGLGDRWFLRVEDRQDLNRQRARRYAQAFHGQGADDLDKASEKGQLGHPLGLHLALPTPSVSRSTSRSSTNWERLRQGTLRREVRGLANRALEDCEGWEYQI
- the TRPV6 gene encoding transient receptor potential cation channel subfamily V member 6 isoform X1; amino-acid sequence: MGLPLPKEKGLILCLWRKFCRWFQRQESWAQSRDEQNLQQQKRIWESPLLLAAKENNVQALSKLLKYQACEVHEKGGMGETALHIAALYDNLEAAMVLMEAAPELVFEPMTSELYEGQTALHIAIVNQNVNLVRALLARGASVSARATGTAFRRSPRNLIYFGEHPLSFAACVGSEEIVRLLIEHGADIRAQDSLGNTVLHILILQPNKTFACQMYNLLLSYDGRRDHLQSLDLVPNHQGLTPFKLAGVEGNTVMFQHLMQKRKHIQWTYGPLTSTLYDLTEIDSSGDEQSLLELIVTTKKREARQILDQTPVKELVSLKWKRYGRPYFCVLGALYLLYIICFTMCCVYRPLKPRTNNHTGPRDNTLLQQKLLQEAYVTPEDDIRLVGELVTVIGAVIILLAEIPDIFRVGVTRFFGQTILGGPFHVLIITYACMVLVTMVMRLTNTNGEVVPMSFALVLGWCNVMYFARGFQMLGPFTIMIQKMIFGDLMRFCWLMAVVILGFASAFYIIFQTEDPDELGHFYDYPMALFSTFELFLTVIDGPANYDVDLPFMYSITYAAFAIIATLLMLNLLIAMMGDTHWRVAHERDELWRAQVVATTVMLERKLPRCLWPRSGICGREYGLGDRWFLRVEDRQDLNRQRARRYAQAFHGQGADDLDKASEKGQLGHPLGLHLALPTPSVSRSTSRSSTNWERLRQGTLRREVRGLANRALEDCEGWEYQI